One genomic window of Solanum stenotomum isolate F172 chromosome 9, ASM1918654v1, whole genome shotgun sequence includes the following:
- the LOC125877155 gene encoding uncharacterized protein LOC125877155 translates to MASACVNKMGMSPEKFLDCSPAAKYKSYGWLSPRMSFSRDGEGSKVAGAKQTSVENDKVEELDPEVSKDMVDFEFCLENPVNMLPADELFFDGKLMPLHLSMIRPAATTSAAVSTGVRSPDTPQVRMRNEICNADPYLFSPKAPRCTTRWRELLGLKKQSQNNINVKQETQRTSSLPSSAAHKSLKNFLHRNSKSLSTSLDSSLHLPLLKDSDTESVSISSRLSLSSSSSGHDYDDLPRLSLDSDKPNSLSRNANHISNHRRVRVVKHRVSSSDNPLANRASRSPVRKQSDSTVTTVRGASVDSPRMNSSGKIVFHSLERSSSSPSTFNGGPRYKHRGMERSYSANVRVTPVLNVPVCSLRGSSKSGVFGFPLFSSSSSSSAVTGNKAGHHHSNIRPRTDRIKE, encoded by the coding sequence ATGGCTTCAGCATGCGTAAACAAAATGGGTATGTCGCCGGAGAAGTTTTTGGATTGTTCTCCGGCTGCGAAGTACAAGTCATATGGTTGGTTAAGTCCAAGGATGTCATTTAGTAGGGACGGCGAAGGTTCCAAGGTTGCCGGAGCTAAGCAGACGAGTGTTGAAAATGATAAGGTGGAGGAATTAGATCCAGAAGTTTCGAAAGATATGGTGGATTTTGAGTTTTGCCTTGAAAATCCGGTAAATATGCTGCCAGCTGATGAGCTTTTTTTCGATGGAAAGCTGATGCCGCTTCATCTCTCTATGATCCGTCCTGCTGCTACGACGTCGGCTGCTGTTTCCACTGGTGTAAGATCGCCGGATACACCTCAAGTTCGGATGAGAAATGAGATTTGTAATGCGGATCCTTATTTGTTCTCTCCGAAAGCACCGAGGTGTACTACACGATGGAGGGAGCTTTTAGGCTTGAAGAAACAGAGTCAAAACAACATTAATGTCAAGCAGGAAACTCAGAGAACGTCGTCGTTACCGAGCAGTGCTGCTCATAAATCCCTGAAAAATTTCCTTCATCGCAACTCAAAGTCCTTAAGCACTTCTCTAGACTCGTCTCTTCACCTTCCGTTGTTGAAGGACTCCGATACCGAGTCCGTTTCAATTTCTTCTCGATTATCCCTTTCGTCTTCCTCTTCTGGCCATGACTACGATGATCTTCCTAGACTCTCCCTTGATTCAGATAAACCAAACAGTTTATCTCGAAATGCAAATCATATCTCTAATCACCGCCGGGTTCGAGTTGTGAAGCATAGAGTGTCATCATCTGATAATCCCCTTGCTAATAGAGCTAGCAGAAGCCCCGTTCGTAAACAATCAGACTCTACTGTCACCACTGTTCGAGGAGCCTCTGTTGATAGTCCTCGCATGAACTCGTCGGGGAAGATTGTTTTCCACAGCCTAGAAAGAAGTTCAAGCAGTCCCAGCACCTTCAATGGTGGACCCAGGTATAAACACAGAGGAATGGAGAGATCTTATTCAGCTAATGTCCGTGTTACTCCTGTTCTCAATGTTCCCGTTTGTTCCCTTAGAGGTTCTTCAAAATCAGGGGTCTTCGGATTTCCCctgttttcttcttcatcttcatcttctgcTGTAACTGGAAACAAAGCAGGACACCATCACAGTAACATCAGACCCAGAACAGATCGCATCAAAGAATGA
- the LOC125877203 gene encoding uncharacterized protein LOC125877203 isoform X2: protein MAEEFKYSCNTASETLQWIHAIINFIAPYRYFLDAHVVNFFKDRLWEPVDKEWMDCLRKESVGNLLRIPSGVVQDHWPGSLKEFILTLRSLSLSREQADFQEFSGMHIASLSNVLAQGMNHKKKHEVEALSALVSLVAKQVGARTVVDVGAGQGYLAQVLAFDYQLSVIAIDACSHHGKITDARAERIRKHYAAKMRKNCSEQREFSVPKTVTCRVLSSDTLRALSNSPVENDHAGNQHLSQKCSVSQPSRPAEDILPSRSYSDSTLVIAGLHACGDLSVTMLRTFLECDKAKAVISVGCCYNLLSEEAIDIADSCCGFPVSQGVKSAGVMLDKSARDLACQSADRWRGLDEHAGLHNFELHALRAAFQIVLFRHYPNILLESPTIGRQGKALRRQQNQRILESNLHHGGPSESGEPRESVSFLHEYSSIQSSKNCKSRAVDGYSLFVKFCESGLGRLHLPHLEDTAYSAVWRESESYFELIGPYWSLRAALGPVLETLILLDRLLLLQEYDSDLEASLLPIFNPVLSPRNMAIIAKKIRK from the exons ATGGCTGAAGAGTTCAAGTATTCTTGCAACACTGCGAGTGAAACCCTACAATGGATCCATGCAATCATCAACTTCATTGCACCTTATCGTTATTTCTTAGATGCTCATGTCGTCAACTTTTTCAAG GATAGACTATGGGAACCTGTTGATAAAGAATGGATGGATTGTTTACGGAAGGAGTCGGTTGGAAATCTTCTCCGGATTCCTTCTGGTGTGGTTCAG GATCACTGGCCTGGCTCACTGAAGGAGTTCATCCTTACTCTGAGGTCTCTTTCTCTTTCACGTGAACAGGCAGATTTTCag GAATTTTCAGGAATGCACATAGCTTCACTAAGTAATGTTTTAGCTCAAGGGATGAATCATAAGAAAAAGCATGAA GTGGAAGCGCTTTCTGCTCTGGTCAGTTTAGTCGCAAAGCAAGTTGGAGCCCGAACAGTTGTTGATGTTGGTGCTGGACAG GGTTATCTTGCACAAGTGCTTGCTTTTGACTACCAGCTTTCTGTAATTGCGATTGATGCCTGTTCACATCATGGTAAGATTACTGATGCACGTGCGGAGCGAATCAGGAAACACTATGCAGCTAAGATGCGTAAAAACTG CTCCGAACAGAGAGAGTTTAGTGTGCCAAAGACAGTTACATGCCGAGTGCTGTCTTCTGATACACTGAGGGCCTTGAGTAACTCCCCAGTAGAGAATGATCATGCAGGGAATCAACATTTGAGCCAAAAATGCTCAGTCTCTCAGCCATCTCGACCTGCTGAGGATATACTACCTTCTCGGTCTTATAGTGATTCTACATTGGTTATTGCTGGACTTCATGCATGTGGAGACCTCTCAGTGACAATGTTGAG GACATTCTTGGAATGTGACAAAGCTAAGGCTGTGATTAGCGTTGGTTGCTGTTATAACTTGCTTTCTGAGGAAGCCATTGACATAGCGGATTCTTGTTGTGGTTTTCCTGTAAGTCAAGGTGTTAAATCTGCTGGAGTAATGCTTGACAAAAGTGCTCGCGATCTAGCTTGTCAG AGTGCTGATAGATGGAGAGGCTTGGATGAGCACGCAGGGCTTCACAACTTTGAGTTGCATGCATTGCGTGCTGCCTTCCAGATA GTTCTCTTCAGACATTATCCAAACATATTGCTAGAAAGCCCTACAATAGGGCGTCAAGGGAAAGCCTTACGACGCCAACAGAATCAGAGGATCCTGGAGTCTAATTTGCATCATGGGGGGCCTTCAGAATCTG GTGAACCACGGGAGAGTGTGTCGTTTCTTCATGAATACTCTTCTATTCAGAGTTCTAAAAATTGCAAGTCTAGAGCTGTGGACGGATACTCActatttgtaaaattttgtgAATCTGGGTTAGGTCGCCTACATCTCCCTCATTTGGAGGATACAGCTTATAGTGCAGTCTGGAGGGAGTCTGAATCATACTTT GAGTTGATAGGGCCTTATTGGTCTCTTCGTGCTGCCCTGGGTCCCGTTTTGGAAACTCTTATACTGCTTGACCGATTATTGCTCCTCCAGGAGTATGACAGTGATCTGGAAGCAAGCCTCTTACCTATTTTTAATCCTGTGTTATCCCCGAGGAATATGGCTATCATAGCTAAGAAAATTAGGAAGTAG
- the LOC125877203 gene encoding uncharacterized protein LOC125877203 isoform X1 translates to MAEEFKYSCNTASETLQWIHAIINFIAPYRYFLDAHVVNFFKDRLWEPVDKEWMDCLRKESVGNLLRIPSGVVQDHWPGSLKEFILTLRSLSLSREQADFQEFSGMHIASLSNVLAQGMNHKKKHEQVEALSALVSLVAKQVGARTVVDVGAGQGYLAQVLAFDYQLSVIAIDACSHHGKITDARAERIRKHYAAKMRKNCSEQREFSVPKTVTCRVLSSDTLRALSNSPVENDHAGNQHLSQKCSVSQPSRPAEDILPSRSYSDSTLVIAGLHACGDLSVTMLRTFLECDKAKAVISVGCCYNLLSEEAIDIADSCCGFPVSQGVKSAGVMLDKSARDLACQSADRWRGLDEHAGLHNFELHALRAAFQIVLFRHYPNILLESPTIGRQGKALRRQQNQRILESNLHHGGPSESGEPRESVSFLHEYSSIQSSKNCKSRAVDGYSLFVKFCESGLGRLHLPHLEDTAYSAVWRESESYFELIGPYWSLRAALGPVLETLILLDRLLLLQEYDSDLEASLLPIFNPVLSPRNMAIIAKKIRK, encoded by the exons ATGGCTGAAGAGTTCAAGTATTCTTGCAACACTGCGAGTGAAACCCTACAATGGATCCATGCAATCATCAACTTCATTGCACCTTATCGTTATTTCTTAGATGCTCATGTCGTCAACTTTTTCAAG GATAGACTATGGGAACCTGTTGATAAAGAATGGATGGATTGTTTACGGAAGGAGTCGGTTGGAAATCTTCTCCGGATTCCTTCTGGTGTGGTTCAG GATCACTGGCCTGGCTCACTGAAGGAGTTCATCCTTACTCTGAGGTCTCTTTCTCTTTCACGTGAACAGGCAGATTTTCag GAATTTTCAGGAATGCACATAGCTTCACTAAGTAATGTTTTAGCTCAAGGGATGAATCATAAGAAAAAGCATGAA CAGGTGGAAGCGCTTTCTGCTCTGGTCAGTTTAGTCGCAAAGCAAGTTGGAGCCCGAACAGTTGTTGATGTTGGTGCTGGACAG GGTTATCTTGCACAAGTGCTTGCTTTTGACTACCAGCTTTCTGTAATTGCGATTGATGCCTGTTCACATCATGGTAAGATTACTGATGCACGTGCGGAGCGAATCAGGAAACACTATGCAGCTAAGATGCGTAAAAACTG CTCCGAACAGAGAGAGTTTAGTGTGCCAAAGACAGTTACATGCCGAGTGCTGTCTTCTGATACACTGAGGGCCTTGAGTAACTCCCCAGTAGAGAATGATCATGCAGGGAATCAACATTTGAGCCAAAAATGCTCAGTCTCTCAGCCATCTCGACCTGCTGAGGATATACTACCTTCTCGGTCTTATAGTGATTCTACATTGGTTATTGCTGGACTTCATGCATGTGGAGACCTCTCAGTGACAATGTTGAG GACATTCTTGGAATGTGACAAAGCTAAGGCTGTGATTAGCGTTGGTTGCTGTTATAACTTGCTTTCTGAGGAAGCCATTGACATAGCGGATTCTTGTTGTGGTTTTCCTGTAAGTCAAGGTGTTAAATCTGCTGGAGTAATGCTTGACAAAAGTGCTCGCGATCTAGCTTGTCAG AGTGCTGATAGATGGAGAGGCTTGGATGAGCACGCAGGGCTTCACAACTTTGAGTTGCATGCATTGCGTGCTGCCTTCCAGATA GTTCTCTTCAGACATTATCCAAACATATTGCTAGAAAGCCCTACAATAGGGCGTCAAGGGAAAGCCTTACGACGCCAACAGAATCAGAGGATCCTGGAGTCTAATTTGCATCATGGGGGGCCTTCAGAATCTG GTGAACCACGGGAGAGTGTGTCGTTTCTTCATGAATACTCTTCTATTCAGAGTTCTAAAAATTGCAAGTCTAGAGCTGTGGACGGATACTCActatttgtaaaattttgtgAATCTGGGTTAGGTCGCCTACATCTCCCTCATTTGGAGGATACAGCTTATAGTGCAGTCTGGAGGGAGTCTGAATCATACTTT GAGTTGATAGGGCCTTATTGGTCTCTTCGTGCTGCCCTGGGTCCCGTTTTGGAAACTCTTATACTGCTTGACCGATTATTGCTCCTCCAGGAGTATGACAGTGATCTGGAAGCAAGCCTCTTACCTATTTTTAATCCTGTGTTATCCCCGAGGAATATGGCTATCATAGCTAAGAAAATTAGGAAGTAG